The Candidatus Leptovillus gracilis genome window below encodes:
- a CDS encoding ATP-binding protein, translating to MFRAAFVGRSRELQVLDNLWESNKATLLILYGRRRVGKTRLLTHWLQQSADRGLYWVAEPSSSLSQLRSFSQALMNFMDPEAVVPPEFTFSSWELAFRQLSLYAQNKRVAVFIDEVTYVIDVDPEFVGVLQKVWDRWLSDSNLMLALAGSQMGLMRQHLLNYDAPLYGRAATQMQLPPLPYGTTHDYFPDYSAKERMTLYAMWGGVPAYWERLDANLSITDNLRRNVLPAHAWMIDESRILLQDFITDLHNYVGILRAIADGEQAMSDISTRTGLNSSKASFYLSVLRDTGFVVRDVPISQRGADSRRGRYTVTDPYLRFFYRFMSAYQSKLALGQMEEMLKLIQETLPAFIGANTWQELCREWVLRSSAQGEMPLPIEEVGSEWTKNYTIDVVGISEKETSLVLGDCFWGNGPVGPEAIHNLMHKTSIMLPKTNQLWSVYYVLFSASGWTAEAQQMAAEPPAEGQPSRRKRWQSVGIRLVDLQELDKDLRRWST from the coding sequence ATGTTTAGAGCAGCTTTTGTAGGACGTAGCCGTGAGCTACAGGTTTTAGACAATTTGTGGGAATCAAATAAAGCGACACTGCTAATCTTATACGGGCGGCGGCGAGTTGGCAAAACCCGGCTGCTGACACATTGGTTGCAGCAAAGTGCCGATAGGGGGCTGTATTGGGTGGCCGAACCTTCTTCATCTCTTTCCCAGCTGCGATCCTTCTCTCAAGCTTTGATGAATTTCATGGATCCAGAAGCGGTCGTGCCGCCTGAATTTACTTTTTCCAGTTGGGAGTTGGCCTTTCGCCAGCTCTCTCTCTACGCTCAAAACAAGCGGGTAGCCGTCTTTATTGACGAAGTGACTTACGTCATTGATGTGGATCCCGAATTTGTCGGTGTACTACAAAAAGTATGGGATCGCTGGCTGAGCGACTCCAACCTGATGCTGGCTCTGGCTGGCTCCCAGATGGGGCTGATGCGTCAGCACCTGCTCAACTATGATGCGCCGCTCTACGGGCGCGCCGCTACCCAGATGCAGCTGCCCCCTTTGCCTTACGGCACCACACACGACTATTTCCCAGACTATAGCGCCAAAGAGCGGATGACGTTATATGCCATGTGGGGCGGGGTACCGGCCTATTGGGAGCGGCTGGATGCTAACCTGAGCATTACCGACAACCTGCGCCGCAATGTTTTGCCCGCCCATGCCTGGATGATTGATGAATCCCGCATTTTGCTCCAGGATTTCATCACTGATTTGCACAACTACGTGGGAATACTGCGAGCGATTGCCGATGGCGAGCAGGCGATGAGCGACATTTCCACCCGGACCGGTCTAAATAGCAGTAAAGCCTCTTTTTACCTGAGCGTCCTGCGCGACACGGGCTTTGTTGTTCGTGATGTCCCCATCTCTCAGCGCGGCGCCGATTCGCGCCGCGGCCGTTACACAGTGACCGATCCCTATCTCCGCTTTTTTTACCGTTTCATGTCTGCTTACCAATCCAAGCTGGCCTTGGGCCAAATGGAAGAAATGCTCAAGCTTATCCAGGAAACACTGCCAGCCTTTATTGGTGCCAACACCTGGCAAGAGTTATGCCGTGAATGGGTGCTGCGGTCCAGCGCTCAAGGCGAGATGCCGCTGCCCATTGAAGAGGTGGGCAGTGAATGGACTAAAAACTATACCATTGATGTGGTGGGGATAAGCGAAAAAGAGACCAGCCTGGTGCTGGGCGATTGTTTCTGGGGCAATGGACCGGTTGGCCCAGAAGCTATTCACAATCTGATGCACAAGACATCAATCATGTTGCCAAAGACGAATCAGCTATGGTCGGTTTATTACGTCTTGTTTTCGGCCAGTGGCTGGACGGCTGAAGCGCAGCAGATGGCCGCCGAGCCACCTGCGGAAGGGCAGCCCAGTCGGCGCAAGCGGTGGCAATCGGTTGGTATCCGGCTTGTTGATTTACAGGAGCTTGATAAAGACCTGCGGCGCTGGTCCACTTGA
- a CDS encoding cytochrome P450 encodes MTITAPQTVNKIPLAPGLPVLGSALPLAQNVARFLTEQYRQLGPVFRVRALNREMVVLAGVEANLFYAQEGKTLFRSKDFWQEQDAEFGANRSLISMDGDDHTRFRKVQRPGYARSMLFDNLPTAVAITTREMSTWPQNQPMPALYSIQRIVTEQLSVIAANYSAKDDLDEIITAVRTILATRVTKQRPAILRRTPAFRKAKSRFMQIGHEVVAAHAPELRQGAEPDLIDAIVALHQEDPDFLPKQDMMTAVLGPFIAGLDTVASTTAFILYALLKYPDLAAQVTVEADELFGADGPTAAGLRHMDATHRVAMEAMRLWSIAPALTRTTTQDITFAGYTIPANTDVIIATTVPHHLATYFPTRRCSTLSAIHRNEKNIVNPASMPHSAWVRTPVWDRAWPKCRWRLPSLPCFTLPS; translated from the coding sequence ATGACAATAACCGCCCCACAAACCGTCAATAAAATACCGTTGGCCCCAGGGTTGCCTGTTTTGGGTAGCGCGCTGCCGCTGGCGCAAAATGTGGCCCGTTTCCTGACGGAGCAATACCGTCAATTGGGACCTGTCTTTCGCGTGCGCGCCTTAAATCGAGAAATGGTGGTGCTGGCGGGAGTGGAAGCCAATCTGTTTTATGCCCAGGAAGGGAAAACGTTGTTCCGGTCCAAAGATTTCTGGCAGGAACAGGATGCGGAATTTGGCGCGAATCGGTCACTCATCAGCATGGATGGCGATGACCACACCCGTTTCCGCAAAGTGCAGCGCCCCGGATACGCCCGTTCGATGTTGTTTGATAACTTACCCACGGCCGTTGCCATTACCACGCGCGAGATGAGTACCTGGCCGCAGAATCAGCCAATGCCTGCCCTGTATTCAATTCAACGCATTGTCACCGAGCAGCTCAGTGTTATTGCCGCCAACTATTCCGCCAAAGATGACCTGGACGAGATCATCACGGCCGTACGCACCATCCTTGCCACCCGCGTCACCAAACAGCGCCCCGCCATCTTGCGCCGGACGCCTGCTTTTCGCAAGGCCAAGTCTCGGTTCATGCAAATCGGGCATGAGGTGGTGGCCGCGCATGCGCCGGAACTGCGCCAGGGAGCCGAACCCGACCTGATTGACGCAATAGTCGCCCTGCACCAGGAGGACCCCGACTTTTTGCCCAAACAGGACATGATGACGGCCGTTTTAGGTCCCTTTATCGCCGGACTGGACACCGTTGCCAGCACCACCGCCTTCATCCTCTACGCCCTGCTTAAATATCCTGATCTGGCTGCTCAGGTGACGGTTGAAGCCGACGAACTTTTTGGCGCCGATGGCCCCACAGCGGCCGGTCTGCGCCACATGGATGCCACTCACCGGGTAGCCATGGAAGCGATGCGCCTGTGGTCCATTGCCCCAGCCTTAACGCGCACCACCACGCAAGACATCACTTTTGCCGGATATACCATTCCCGCCAACACCGACGTCATCATCGCCACGACAGTGCCCCACCATTTGGCGACCTACTTCCCAACCCGGAGGTGTTCGACATTGAGCGCTATACACCGGAACGAAAAGAACATCGTCAACCCGGCGTCTATGCCCCATTCGGCCTGGGTCCGCACACCTGTCTGGGACAGGGCCTGGCCGAAATGCAGATGGCGCTTACCGTCGCTACCCTGTTTCACTTTGCCGAGTTAA
- a CDS encoding polyprenyl synthetase family protein codes for MSLDVFMIVSSSSLVEEIWANPQLDQSFTAALRQVYHPTDQSALAYHLALLPYFFCEMHGGSYEQALPIVTAWNLLRHSARLLDNIEDGHHIVTQDQMAVDLNLSTGLLFTVGLVLDSLETYGVSSAAARDVRRTFYFALLQTCAGQHVDLSNSSPSLEDSWQIAAAKSGIGTGAVCWAGGRIVCSDQDTLVQYRQFGYNLGLLDQIHDDLADLAVTETGQSDLRAAVRHTLPIAYALTVLPGAQRDQLRYLLQTSHAELAQEALARQLIIKSGAALYLMTQAKLYHQQATNLLKTMYASHETKSKLQQLLDKFVLF; via the coding sequence ATGTCCCTCGATGTTTTTATGATCGTATCCTCATCCTCACTTGTTGAAGAAATATGGGCCAATCCGCAACTGGATCAAAGTTTTACCGCGGCGCTACGACAGGTATACCATCCCACCGATCAGTCGGCCTTGGCTTATCATCTGGCGCTGCTGCCTTATTTCTTTTGTGAAATGCACGGCGGGAGTTATGAACAGGCGCTGCCAATTGTCACGGCATGGAACTTGTTGCGGCACTCGGCGCGCCTGCTAGATAATATCGAGGATGGGCACCACATTGTGACGCAAGACCAGATGGCGGTTGATCTCAATCTTTCTACCGGACTGCTGTTCACGGTTGGTTTGGTTCTGGATAGCTTGGAAACGTATGGCGTATCGTCGGCTGCGGCCCGTGATGTACGGCGGACGTTCTATTTTGCTTTGTTACAAACGTGCGCGGGGCAACATGTGGATTTATCAAACTCATCGCCCTCTTTGGAGGATAGCTGGCAGATCGCTGCAGCGAAGAGTGGAATTGGCACAGGGGCGGTGTGTTGGGCCGGCGGTCGTATTGTTTGCTCTGATCAGGACACACTCGTTCAGTATCGCCAATTTGGTTATAATTTGGGCCTCTTAGACCAAATACATGATGATTTGGCAGATCTGGCGGTGACGGAGACGGGTCAAAGCGATTTACGCGCTGCCGTCAGGCACACGCTCCCGATTGCCTATGCTTTGACTGTGTTGCCCGGTGCGCAACGAGACCAATTACGCTATTTACTGCAAACATCTCATGCAGAACTGGCTCAAGAAGCGTTGGCGCGGCAGTTGATCATCAAAAGCGGTGCGGCTCTTTACTTGATGACACAGGCAAAGTTGTATCATCAACAGGCGACGAATTTGTTGAAAACTATGTACGCAAGCCATGAGACAAAAAGCAAATTACAGCAATTATTGGACAAGTTTGTTTTGTTCTGA
- a CDS encoding response regulator transcription factor: MIKHDEQNPRLNKIRVLLADDHHVVRSGIRNELGRHPDIEVIGEATNGPEAIQLAQALRPDVLLLDINMPGMLVTDVTRKLMETPVTGDAQNNAPWPPHILILSAYCEPEYVYNLFAMGAKGYLLKDESPDRIVAGIRHVIQGEPALSLPVQKVLLTRREQPEHNLSQRELEVLRLIAKGNTNEEIAETLFIAVGTVKNHVMNTYKKLPNVRTRSEAVAWAWENRIVEIE; the protein is encoded by the coding sequence ATGATAAAACATGATGAACAAAATCCGCGTTTGAACAAAATCCGTGTCTTGTTGGCAGACGATCATCACGTTGTACGATCGGGTATACGCAATGAGTTAGGGCGTCACCCAGATATCGAGGTAATTGGCGAAGCAACCAATGGGCCGGAAGCCATCCAACTTGCGCAGGCATTGCGCCCAGATGTCTTGCTGTTAGACATCAACATGCCGGGGATGCTGGTTACAGATGTGACGAGGAAGCTGATGGAGACGCCGGTCACAGGGGATGCCCAAAACAATGCTCCTTGGCCGCCGCACATCCTCATTCTCAGCGCCTATTGCGAGCCAGAGTATGTTTATAATCTGTTTGCAATGGGGGCGAAGGGCTATTTGCTGAAGGATGAGTCGCCAGACCGGATTGTGGCCGGAATTCGGCACGTGATTCAGGGCGAACCGGCTCTCAGCCTGCCGGTACAAAAGGTGTTGTTGACCCGCAGGGAACAACCAGAACATAATTTGAGCCAACGGGAATTAGAGGTATTGCGCTTAATTGCCAAGGGCAATACCAACGAAGAGATCGCCGAAACTTTGTTTATTGCGGTGGGAACGGTGAAAAACCACGTCATGAATACGTACAAGAAATTGCCAAACGTGCGCACTCGCTCGGAGGCGGTCGCCTGGGCCTGGGAAAATCGCATTGTTGAGATTGAGTAG